Proteins encoded by one window of Blautia faecicola:
- the rho gene encoding transcription termination factor Rho: MREKYESLSAGQLREVAKARGLKGISALRKEELVQRMLDEDAKEQEKQIEDKKAEFGQLDSGIEANGILEVLADGYGFIRSDNYMPGENDVYVSPSQIRRFNLKTGDIVRGSTRVKKENEKFGALLYVTSINGMSPNENTKRYNFEDMTPIFPDSRLRLERPGGSMAMRIVDLISPIGKGQRGMIVSPPKAGKTTLLKEAAQSILRNSPDMHLIILLIDERPEEVTDIREAIRGDNVEVIYSTFDEQPEHHKRVSEMTIERAKRLVEHKKDVTIFIDSITRLARAYNLTVPPSGRTLSGGLDPAALHMPKRFFGAARNMREGGSLTILATALVDTGSKMDDVVYEEFKGTGNMELVLDRKLQEKRVFPAIDIAKSGTRREDLLLSQDEQEAVYIMRKALNGMKADEAVENILNMFTKTRNNQELVNQVKNQKFI; encoded by the coding sequence ATGAGAGAAAAATACGAATCATTATCAGCCGGACAGCTTCGGGAAGTAGCCAAAGCAAGAGGACTGAAAGGAATCTCTGCTCTGAGGAAAGAGGAACTTGTACAGCGGATGCTGGATGAGGACGCCAAAGAGCAGGAAAAACAGATTGAAGATAAAAAAGCAGAATTTGGACAGTTGGACAGTGGCATCGAGGCAAATGGGATTCTGGAAGTGCTCGCGGACGGTTATGGATTTATCCGCAGCGATAATTACATGCCGGGTGAAAATGATGTGTATGTATCCCCTTCTCAGATTCGCCGCTTCAATCTGAAGACAGGAGATATTGTACGGGGAAGTACAAGAGTAAAAAAAGAAAATGAAAAGTTCGGTGCACTGCTGTATGTGACTTCTATCAACGGCATGTCACCGAATGAGAACACCAAACGGTATAATTTTGAAGATATGACGCCGATTTTCCCGGATTCCCGCCTGCGTCTGGAACGCCCGGGCGGAAGCATGGCGATGCGGATTGTAGATCTGATCAGCCCGATCGGAAAAGGGCAGAGAGGTATGATCGTATCTCCACCGAAAGCCGGTAAAACGACACTGTTAAAAGAGGCAGCGCAGTCCATTCTTCGAAACAGCCCGGATATGCATCTGATCATTCTGCTGATCGATGAACGTCCGGAGGAAGTAACCGATATCCGGGAGGCGATCCGCGGAGACAATGTAGAAGTTATTTATTCTACATTCGATGAACAGCCGGAACACCACAAACGGGTATCCGAGATGACAATTGAGAGAGCGAAGCGCCTGGTAGAACATAAAAAAGATGTCACGATCTTTATTGACAGTATCACACGACTGGCAAGGGCATACAACCTGACCGTTCCGCCGAGTGGAAGAACACTTTCCGGTGGTCTGGATCCGGCGGCTCTGCATATGCCGAAACGCTTCTTCGGTGCTGCGAGAAATATGAGAGAGGGTGGAAGCCTGACCATCCTTGCCACAGCACTTGTGGATACCGGAAGTAAGATGGATGATGTGGTATACGAAGAGTTCAAGGGTACCGGTAACATGGAGCTGGTACTGGATCGAAAACTGCAGGAAAAGAGAGTATTCCCGGCTATCGATATCGCAAAATCAGGAACCAGAAGAGAGGATCTGCTGCTGAGCCAGGACGAGCAGGAAGCCGTCTATATCATGCGAAAAGCCCTGAACGGTATGAAGGCAGATGAGGCGGTAGAAAACATTCTGAACATGTTTACAAAGACCCGAAACAACCAGGAACTGGTAAATCAGGTAAAGAATCAGAAATTTATCTAA
- the rpmE gene encoding 50S ribosomal protein L31, with protein sequence MREGIHPDYYQATVTCNCGNTFVTGSTKKDIHVEICSKCHPFYTGQQKAAAARGRIDKFNKKYGINA encoded by the coding sequence ATGAGAGAAGGAATCCATCCAGATTATTATCAGGCAACAGTAACATGTAACTGCGGTAACACATTCGTAACAGGTTCTACAAAGAAAGATATCCATGTAGAAATCTGCTCCAAATGTCATCCATTCTACACTGGTCAGCAGAAAGCTGCTGCAGCTCGTGGACGTATTGACAAGTTCAACAAAAAATACGGTATTAACGCATAA
- a CDS encoding DUF1385 domain-containing protein produces the protein MKSSNIGGQAVMEGIMMRSGDQYSIGVRKPDGEIEVKVEPYKSWAKDSSIWKLPVFRGVASFFESLIVGIQCLMYSASFIEDEEEEDTGKPKKEKTEEQKEKEEKWLMYGTMTFSVVFSIALFIMLPYFLANFLRHVTTSEGLIAVVEACVRMILFLGYLVLISRMKDIQRVFMYHGAEHKCINCVEHGLELNVENVMKSSREHKRCGTSFLLFVMIVSIIFFLFIRVSSPVLRVVIRLLLMPVIAGVSYEIIRLAGKSDNKIVALLSKPGLMLQHLTTREPEPEMAEVAIAAVEAVFDWRSYLKENFPEQYGEQS, from the coding sequence ATGAAATCTTCAAATATAGGTGGTCAGGCCGTCATGGAAGGTATCATGATGCGCAGTGGAGATCAGTATTCCATTGGTGTCAGAAAGCCGGACGGTGAGATCGAGGTGAAGGTGGAGCCATACAAGAGCTGGGCAAAAGACAGTAGCATTTGGAAACTGCCTGTTTTCCGGGGTGTGGCTTCTTTTTTTGAATCTTTGATTGTGGGGATCCAGTGTCTGATGTACTCGGCAAGCTTTATCGAGGACGAAGAAGAGGAAGATACCGGAAAACCCAAAAAAGAAAAGACAGAAGAACAGAAAGAAAAAGAAGAAAAATGGCTGATGTACGGAACGATGACATTTTCCGTGGTATTTTCCATCGCTCTGTTTATCATGCTGCCTTATTTTCTGGCAAACTTTCTGCGACATGTGACAACATCGGAGGGACTGATTGCCGTTGTGGAAGCATGCGTGCGTATGATCCTGTTTCTCGGATATCTGGTGCTGATTTCCAGAATGAAAGATATCCAGCGGGTATTTATGTACCACGGAGCGGAACATAAGTGTATCAACTGTGTGGAACACGGACTGGAACTGAATGTGGAGAATGTGATGAAAAGCTCCAGAGAGCACAAACGCTGCGGAACGAGTTTTTTGCTGTTTGTCATGATCGTCAGTATTATTTTCTTCCTGTTTATCCGGGTGTCTTCCCCGGTACTGCGGGTGGTGATCCGTCTGCTTCTGATGCCGGTCATTGCCGGAGTATCGTATGAGATTATCCGTCTGGCAGGAAAAAGTGACAATAAGATCGTGGCGCTGTTGAGTAAACCGGGGCTGATGCTGCAGCATCTGACAACGAGAGAGCCGGAACCGGAGATGGCGGAGGTTGCCATCGCAGCGGTGGAAGCGGTATTTGACTGGAGAAGTTATCTGAAAGAGAACTTTCCGGAACAGTACGGAGAACAATCATGA
- the prmC gene encoding peptide chain release factor N(5)-glutamine methyltransferase, whose protein sequence is MSTLRQLLSWGSGTLANAEVPDSGQDAWMLMEEVFGIEKSYYFLHGDDKIDPNTQKRYEDMIRERAKRIPVQYLTGKAWFMGYEFLVNSSVLIPRFDTEVLVEEAKKHIMPGCRLLDVCTGSGCILLSLLAECKDRIAMAMGVDISKDALQVAIANGNRMELPAQFRESDLFTHVTGTYDVIVSNPPYIATGELADLMPEVRDHEPVLALDGMEDGLYFYRKIVSQADGYLAQGGWLCFEIGYDQGAALKEMMTEAGYGQVQIIKDLAGLDRVAVGQKK, encoded by the coding sequence ATGAGTACATTGAGACAGCTGCTTTCATGGGGAAGCGGAACACTTGCAAACGCTGAAGTCCCGGACAGCGGACAGGATGCGTGGATGCTGATGGAAGAAGTGTTCGGGATTGAAAAAAGCTATTATTTTCTTCACGGAGATGATAAAATAGACCCGAATACACAGAAAAGATATGAGGATATGATCCGAGAGCGTGCAAAGCGGATTCCGGTACAGTATCTGACCGGAAAAGCATGGTTTATGGGCTATGAATTTCTGGTCAATTCCAGTGTACTGATTCCGAGATTTGATACGGAAGTGCTGGTGGAAGAGGCGAAGAAACATATTATGCCGGGATGCCGGCTGTTGGATGTGTGTACCGGCAGTGGCTGTATCCTGCTGAGTCTGTTGGCAGAGTGTAAAGACAGGATTGCCATGGCAATGGGTGTGGATATTTCCAAAGATGCGCTGCAGGTTGCAATTGCAAACGGAAACCGGATGGAGCTTCCGGCGCAATTTCGGGAGAGCGATCTGTTTACGCATGTTACGGGTACTTATGATGTGATCGTGTCGAACCCGCCGTATATTGCGACCGGAGAACTGGCGGATCTGATGCCAGAGGTACGGGATCATGAGCCGGTGCTGGCGCTTGACGGAATGGAAGACGGATTGTATTTTTACCGGAAGATCGTGTCGCAGGCGGATGGATATCTGGCGCAGGGCGGATGGCTCTGTTTCGAGATTGGGTACGATCAGGGAGCGGCGCTGAAAGAAATGATGACAGAAGCCGGCTACGGACAGGTGCAGATCATCAAAGATCTGGCAGGACTTGACCGGGTAGCCGTCGGACAGAAAAAATAG
- the prfA gene encoding peptide chain release factor 1 has protein sequence MFDKLEDLLVRLEEILSELNEPGVANDPARFQKLMKEQSELQPIVDAYKEYKACQQTVEESLMMLDEESDEEMREMLKEELSDAKSRIEELETELKILLLPKDPNDSKNVIVEIRAGAGGDEAALFAAEIYRMYVKYAESRRWKTELMSLNENGIGGFKEVTFMINGAGAYSRLKYESGVHRVQRVPETESGGRIHTSTITVAIMPEAEEIDFQLDLNDCKFDVFRASGNGGQCVNTTDSAVRLTHIPTGIVISCQDEKSQLKNRDKALRVLRSRLYDMELQKRHDEEAEARRSQVGTGDRSEKIRTYNFPQGRVTDHRIKLTLHRLDAILNGDLDEIIDSLIAADQTAKLAKMNQ, from the coding sequence ATGTTTGATAAATTAGAAGATCTGCTGGTTCGTCTGGAAGAGATTTTAAGTGAATTAAATGAGCCGGGTGTGGCAAATGATCCGGCGCGTTTTCAGAAACTGATGAAGGAACAGAGTGAACTGCAGCCTATCGTGGATGCATACAAAGAGTATAAAGCATGTCAGCAGACGGTAGAAGAGAGCCTGATGATGTTGGACGAAGAATCTGACGAAGAGATGCGTGAGATGCTCAAAGAGGAACTTTCCGATGCAAAAAGCAGAATCGAAGAACTCGAGACAGAGTTAAAGATCCTATTACTGCCGAAAGACCCGAATGACAGCAAAAACGTTATCGTTGAGATCCGTGCCGGTGCCGGTGGTGACGAGGCAGCCTTATTTGCAGCGGAGATCTACCGGATGTATGTAAAATACGCAGAGTCCCGCAGATGGAAAACCGAACTGATGTCCCTGAACGAAAACGGAATCGGCGGTTTCAAGGAAGTTACCTTTATGATCAACGGAGCGGGTGCGTATTCCCGTCTGAAGTATGAGAGTGGTGTACACCGTGTACAGCGTGTACCGGAGACCGAATCCGGCGGACGTATCCATACTTCCACCATTACCGTAGCGATCATGCCGGAGGCGGAAGAGATCGACTTCCAGCTGGATCTGAATGACTGTAAATTTGATGTGTTCCGTGCGTCCGGTAACGGTGGACAGTGTGTCAATACGACCGATTCTGCCGTACGTCTGACCCATATCCCGACCGGTATCGTCATTTCCTGTCAGGATGAAAAGTCACAGCTGAAAAACAGAGATAAAGCACTGCGTGTCCTGCGTTCCCGTCTGTATGATATGGAACTGCAGAAACGTCATGACGAAGAGGCAGAAGCGAGAAGAAGCCAGGTAGGTACCGGAGACCGTTCCGAAAAGATCCGTACTTACAACTTCCCGCAGGGACGTGTGACTGATCACAGAATCAAACTGACCCTGCATCGGCTGGATGCGATCTTAAACGGAGATCTCGATGAGATCATCGACAGCCTGATCGCCGCAGACCAGACCGCAAAACTGGCAAAAATGAACCAGTGA
- the glmM gene encoding phosphoglucosamine mutase yields the protein MGKYFGTDGFRGEANVDLTVEHAYKVGRFLGWYYGKDHKAQIVIGKDTRRSSYMFEYSLVAGLTASGADVYLLHVTTTPSVSYVVRTENFDCGIMISASHNPFYDNGIKIIGGNGQKMDAEVETMIEAYIDDDVPKIPFATKENIGRTVDFSAGRNRYIGYLISIPIRSFKNYRVGLDCANGSASSVAKSVFDALGAKTYVINNEPDGTNINTNCGSTHIEVLQQFVKEKHLDVGFAYDGDADRCIAVDHLGNVVDGDLILYICGKYMKETGKLENNTIVTTIMSNLGLYKACDREGIRYEKTAVGDKYVCENMMANGHSLGGEQSGHIIFSKHATTGDGILTSLMLMEVIIEKKLPLNILASEVSIYPQLLENVRVANKAAARNNEEVKKAIASVEEELGEDGRILVRESGTEPVIRVMVEARKDAICREMVQRVIDVMDKEGLILS from the coding sequence ATGGGAAAATATTTTGGTACAGATGGTTTTCGAGGAGAGGCAAATGTGGATCTGACCGTGGAACACGCCTACAAAGTGGGAAGATTTCTCGGATGGTACTATGGAAAAGATCACAAAGCACAGATTGTGATCGGAAAAGATACAAGAAGAAGCAGTTACATGTTTGAGTATTCTCTGGTAGCAGGACTGACCGCTTCCGGTGCGGATGTTTATCTGCTTCATGTAACTACCACACCGAGTGTTTCCTATGTGGTGCGGACAGAAAATTTTGACTGCGGAATCATGATCTCCGCCAGCCATAATCCGTTCTACGATAACGGCATCAAGATTATCGGCGGTAACGGACAGAAGATGGACGCGGAAGTGGAAACGATGATCGAAGCCTATATTGACGATGATGTTCCGAAGATCCCGTTTGCAACGAAAGAAAACATCGGACGGACCGTGGACTTCTCCGCGGGAAGAAACCGCTACATCGGTTATCTGATCTCCATTCCGATCCGATCGTTCAAGAATTACAGAGTCGGACTGGACTGTGCCAACGGAAGCGCTTCCTCTGTGGCAAAGAGCGTATTTGACGCACTGGGAGCCAAAACTTATGTGATCAACAACGAACCGGACGGAACGAACATTAATACGAACTGCGGTTCCACCCATATCGAGGTGCTGCAGCAGTTTGTCAAAGAAAAACATCTGGATGTGGGATTTGCCTACGACGGAGATGCGGACCGCTGTATCGCTGTGGATCATCTGGGCAATGTAGTGGACGGTGACCTGATCCTGTATATTTGCGGAAAATACATGAAAGAGACCGGAAAACTGGAAAACAACACAATCGTTACGACGATCATGTCCAATCTCGGTCTGTATAAAGCCTGTGACCGGGAGGGGATCCGGTACGAAAAAACAGCAGTGGGTGACAAATACGTCTGTGAGAATATGATGGCGAACGGACACAGCCTCGGCGGCGAACAGTCCGGTCATATCATTTTCAGCAAACATGCAACGACGGGAGACGGTATCCTGACCTCCCTGATGCTGATGGAAGTGATCATCGAGAAAAAACTGCCGTTAAATATCCTGGCATCCGAGGTGTCGATCTATCCGCAGCTTCTGGAAAATGTCCGGGTTGCCAACAAAGCAGCTGCAAGAAACAACGAAGAAGTGAAAAAAGCAATCGCATCGGTGGAAGAAGAGCTGGGAGAGGACGGAAGAATCCTCGTAAGAGAGAGCGGTACGGAGCCGGTGATCCGTGTCATGGTAGAAGCCAGAAAAGACGCGATCTGCCGTGAGATGGTACAGCGGGTGATCGATGTGATGGATAAAGAGGGACTGATTTTGTCATGA
- a CDS encoding tetratricopeptide repeat protein: protein MRKEVLAIGCALMMLCGCGNNSAAQHYESGWAALEKKDYSTAEQEFQQVIDLDSRLAESYRAEGIAYYSEGAYPEAIAAFSRSLNNMDDPDKEFKKDVQFYLAQARMDYGEVDKAIEVYSEILKAGEDAQAFFLRGKAYIISMDDYENAGKDFQRALKGCEDYNLYINIYQIYVDNNKAVDGDAYLKMALELEPQDGEDYYHRGRIYEYEKNYEAARDELKTSMEQGYEDAMLLLGRVYLEMEDPASARSMYQEYLQKSEQGAKAYNGLAMCDIYDGAYDSALENIARGLKENSKEDEQGLLYNEIVAYEYKRDFATAKEKMKTYLEQYPEDEAALRENEFLSTR, encoded by the coding sequence ATGAGAAAAGAGGTACTGGCGATTGGATGTGCGCTGATGATGCTGTGTGGCTGTGGAAACAACAGTGCGGCGCAGCATTATGAGAGCGGATGGGCAGCCTTGGAAAAGAAAGATTACAGCACTGCGGAACAAGAATTTCAGCAGGTGATCGATCTGGACAGCCGGCTGGCGGAAAGTTACCGGGCAGAAGGAATTGCGTACTATTCGGAAGGGGCTTACCCGGAGGCGATAGCCGCTTTTTCAAGAAGTCTGAACAATATGGATGATCCGGACAAAGAATTTAAGAAAGATGTACAGTTTTATCTTGCCCAGGCGCGGATGGATTATGGCGAGGTGGACAAGGCGATTGAAGTCTACAGTGAGATCCTGAAAGCCGGAGAAGACGCGCAGGCGTTCTTTTTGAGAGGAAAGGCATATATTATTTCCATGGATGATTACGAAAATGCCGGGAAAGACTTTCAGAGAGCGTTAAAAGGCTGTGAGGATTACAATCTGTACATCAATATTTATCAGATCTATGTGGATAATAACAAGGCAGTGGACGGTGACGCCTATCTGAAGATGGCGCTGGAATTAGAGCCGCAGGACGGGGAAGACTACTACCACAGAGGAAGAATCTACGAATATGAAAAAAATTATGAGGCAGCCAGAGATGAGCTGAAAACTTCGATGGAACAGGGATACGAGGATGCCATGCTGCTTCTGGGACGGGTATATCTGGAGATGGAAGATCCGGCAAGTGCCAGATCCATGTATCAGGAATATCTGCAAAAAAGCGAACAGGGTGCGAAAGCCTATAACGGACTCGCGATGTGTGATATCTATGACGGTGCGTATGACAGTGCGCTGGAAAATATTGCACGGGGGCTGAAAGAGAACTCCAAAGAGGATGAGCAGGGGCTTTTGTATAACGAGATCGTGGCGTATGAATACAAGCGTGATTTTGCCACGGCGAA